From Bactrocera oleae isolate idBacOlea1 chromosome 4, idBacOlea1, whole genome shotgun sequence:
ACttgtctcatcatcctgatcatttatatatataatcctatatctaactcgattattttttggTGATTATAGTAATAATTGAATACGAATATACTTATGTGAGTATCAGATTTATAATCTTAATAGTTTATAGTGGAAGTTAGCATTACAGCACAATTAGTGTCCAACATCGAGATAACCCCAAATTATCTATGCATGAGCCCCTGTTAAGATTACGTTTGATTTATtgaatttgtcaaaaaattttagcGTAATATTCATGTGATTTCGTCAATGTTTCTGTTATGTGCTTTTGCTGCTGCCTCTTGCAGAAATTAATGATGTTACTTTAACCTCATATacattctaaaatatttgtatttttgtgagagacaatttttttagaccaaaaataaatatgtatgtcatacatatatcaaaataaaattagtatcATGATTTAATTATTAAAGGTCATGAGGGATTGCTTGCAATAAATCTCTGTATATAAATAGTCGTCCAACTCCTTTAGTAAATAAAACGTTGACAATATGGAGAACACATATTCTTCCAATGTACCATATCTAagggtaatatacatacatatggttatTTGATTTCAATCCAAGAGACCTAAAtacattaatgaaaattaattttgatgtaACTTCTAATTTTTACGGAACAAACCATTCATTTATAGAAGTATGCTATTGAGCATAGAGCTATTCTACATATTCACAATTCcataaagtaaatatgtaaatatctgATCAATGCTAAATTTACATAACTGAATGCCAAATCAAGGAAATTATTGATTCTGAATATTGGAAACATTGTATACTCCTagtagaaaaatttaaactttaaactttaattttcatataagtattattaaatatgaATACAATTGTGTGCTTGTAGAAACCACAATGGAGCGCTTTGTTAGCATTGGTGGGGTTCGCTACTACTTTCGGGGCTGCCGTTCCTGTGGGTTACTGTATTGGTGTTATCAATGCTCCGGCATCGGTAAGTTAACATTTAtgcttattaatttaattttttttttcgtttcgaTCTGTCTTGCTttcctattattattatttttttttttttgtgcagctTATAAAGGTTTGGTGTAATGAGACTTTACACCATCGATACGGTTCTAATCTGAGTGCTTCTGGTTTAGATTTGCTTTGGTCATCTGTGGTATCAATTTTCCTGATAGGCGGAGCGGTTGGCTCACTTGGAGGAGCTAAAGCAGCCAATAAATTTGGCAGGTTAGTTGCTCACCAATGGATTTGCTAATGACAACGAgaagaaaccaaaaaataaaaatgatgtaTAAATTTCTCCACACCATTCCATGattatattttcttcttcttactcATAATTCACATTTCTGTTTAAATTTACTTGTACTCAATATTAAAACCCTTGTTAATGTTAAAGGGGTGAATCATGAATATGAGGTTTGAAAGTCTTTTTGATGGATGCAATTATTGAggctttaaaatataatttgaaaaatctaAAGTTCTGGTGGAGATACTGCTAGGTTTCTCGGTTAAAGTATTATCGAattttttattacgtttttctttattttgagaTTATGTTAACTTTGTATATTAAACTAATAAGTTCCTTTCAAAATTACAGACagttcattaatttatttttcagaaaAGGTTGTTTTCTAATAAGCGGTGGACTTTTTACGTTGGGCGCAATCCTGTTCTTTTTCTGTCGCGCTGCTGGCTCCGTAGAAATGCTTTTACTTGGTCGTTTGATAGTCGGTCTCGCATCTGGCTTGACCACAGCCATACTACCAATGTACCTTACAGAGATTGCACCACTAGCCTTACGCGGAACCTTTGGTGTTTTATGTTCCATGGGTGTTACTGGTGGTGTTGTGGTTGGACAAGTCTTTAGTTTGCGCCACATTTTCGGCACCGAGGAGCTCTGGCATTATGCTCTAagcttttacataattttagtgGCTGTATGCTACTTGCCTGCTTACTATTATCCAGAGAGCCCAAAATTCCTTTACATAGTGCGTAACGATCATGAGCTGGCTCGCTATGAACTTCGTCGCTTATGCAAAGGACCCAATGCGGCCCTCGTAATAAAGCATGAAATTGATGAGATGGATGCAGAAATGAATACTAAAGTACAAACGAGCTGTTTCTTTTCGGTGCTAAAAGATCCAACATTATTGTTGCCATTGATCATCGTTTGCTCGTTTCACGGTGGTCAACAATTGTCTGGAATTAATGCTGTaagagataaataaataaaaatagaatgaATCAGCTCACTAATAAGTAATGTAAAATCTCCAACAGATATTCTATTATTCTGTATCAATATTTGAGAAAGCCGGCCTTTCCACAGCTGATGCGGAATGGGCGAATTTAGGCGCTGGTTGTCTAAATTTGTTTGTGGCCTTTTTGGGACCTATGCTGATGTCAAAGCTAAATCGTCGCCCAGTGATGATATTTTCCAGCGGAATTTGTTCTCTCTTCCTCTTCGCTATcgcttttgttttatattacataGTAAGTTTGCGTGGTTTGCCAATACAAATTTGATGATGTGTCATTgaataaaatcttttttattacaGGACACTACAAGTTGGTTTCCCATACTCTGTATTGTGTGTATTATGGGATACATCTTCTTTTATCAAATAGGCTTGGGACCTATACCATACTTCATTGGCTCAGGTGTGTATAAAGACGCCTTTCCACCAATACattttgcatgtatgtgtgagtagAGATAGTTtctattcaaaattaatttatgcacatacacgtacgtatatacatatgtatttatatattatatatattgttttttaattgaatcACTAAAAGGCAGTCAGTGTTTACTCATTGCCACGAGCCGTCACAAACAATAACGTTTGAATATGAAGATATTCGACACGTTCAGCATAGTTTCAGTAATGCAATCAAGTTATTGACCTAAAGAGTGAGGCATTTGATATTAAGttgatttttaattgaattcaaTTGGATCGCCTGTATTGTTTTTACAGCCTTAGTGTTTATGTGATTTAATTTTAACGAAGTCACGTTTCGCTATTTTTAGCTTTTAGTGTGTTTTGTGGGCTATAGATGTAGAAATGTGAGTCAATTTATGTGACCATTCATGCAATCAGGGTTTTCCGCAGAGAAAATTGAATTGCTTTCTGAATGATTCAATTCCATAACTGGTCTGTATACTTTCGATAACATGTGTTACATTGTGCCCATCGTAATTGTTTTAAAGCAACTCTTATGTACAATATGTGATAGTATTGTGTGAGACTATACAGaaatagtgtttaaagtaaatttaatatgcCGTAATTAAACTCTATAAATTAAGGTAACTAATCCCAATTGATGTAACGGACCAATATTTAGTTCCTAGTACTTGTCAGCAGAGATATAATAACACTAGTTTACAGTTATTTGGTGACTGTCATGTTAGGTgctgtttcttgctaattttgggttgctaaaaccgaaaatgatAGTAAAATTTTCCTAATACGTAGAATTTTGTGTGTTGTAGTCAAGGGGTGTAGGGGTCAATCCACTACTATTTactaaaattaccaaaatagctgtacgtgatgaaaaatttttgaactcaaattaCCCCCACAGACCTCTTAGCACATCAGTCGCACATTTTTCCTTCAGATTTGTTTAGTAGTGTAATTATATCTATTTTACAGTTGGAatcaaatttggaaattttaggTGGGTAAGCTGAATAGTTTAAATAGTAGTGCCACATTATTCGCCAACTTGTTGAACCGTCAAAGCCTTTTTCATGCGTAATGAgctgaaattattatttgcCAATTACCTTTACATTAGTAAACGAATTAGCTCAATTAACGTCGATACATTATTTATAAGTTCGTTCGAAAAAACTATTCTCTGGTGATTTGGTGGCATTTCTGTATCCATTCTCTAAAATGAGTAATTATCctgaaatttcaatttaatgatGTATTTAAGGATGTATCATTACTAAGTAACCAATAGCCAAAAATTgaatcatattaaaaatatacatttatttctttCTAACAGAGCTCTTCGAAGTCGCACCTCGCTCGGTGGCCATGTCAATGGGCAGCTTATCATCTTGGACGTGCAATTTTACTGTCGGCATGGCCTTTCCATCGTTACAGAACGCCTGGGGCGCTTTTGTATTCCTGCCATTCTCAGCAACATGTCTACTGCTCTTCCTGCTAACGAAAGTCTATTTACCAGAAACACGTGGACGGGATCCGTCTGAAGTTGCGCCGATGGTCGCTAAGGGTTTTCGCTCAAAGGTGAAATAAGCCATGAATGCTGTTGGCGTGTTCATAGTGATAAATGAACTGATGAATGCATCTTGATGTTTAAACTAGATTagtaggaaaatttttttgagtatAGATtcatgtaatatatatgtacatatgtatataatggcGCACAATGCTTTTTTATGCAAAAGGTGTTATGATTTAATAaactataattatttaaaatgttagaAAGGATTTGGGCAAATTCTAATGGTCTGCAAATAAAGTTCGTATTGTATTACAGAAGAACACAATCATCAAGGGAGATAAACCAATTATGGCGATATTACAACTTTTACCCTTTTTGCTATACAATTTACCTTTTTGCTTGAAAAAGATTTCTTCATTATCATTAAATAAGGAAAAACTGTAATGACTGTCGATGGGACACGGGAGGATGATTTATAGGAACCGTATCAAAATTCGTAATTCAAAAATGTTCATATGCATTTTATTTGGCACCCCTTTGCATTGGAAAGTTCAGTTAATACATCTATTACAATATGCAACTTCACGcagttgaattgaattgaaaatcaACTTTAGATCAACCAAACTCTTTTTTGATGCTACGAACTAGAACTAATTTCAATCGCAGTTTTATTGATGTTGCTAACTTAAAGAAGAGAAAATCTAAGCaagctcttttttttttgcttaatgaGATCAAAGAAAAATTCTACAAACGTTTGCGAGGAACGGTTTTATTTCCTAGTTTTGCTAACGATTTATTTTCAAGCGTAATCGTAATTCAATTAAGATCATATGTTTTACACCAAATAgccaattatttctgaatttacgTTCAGTGTAGCCCGTCCTTTGTTCTCGCGCCACAGTC
This genomic window contains:
- the sut1 gene encoding solute carrier family 2, facilitated glucose transporter member 3 isoform X1, which gives rise to MELHMTEQSEPLHSQDGEQQTRKFGVTHGTKLSLNEASEVLKKPQWSALLALVGFATTFGAAVPVGYCIGVINAPASLIKVWCNETLHHRYGSNLSASGLDLLWSSVVSIFLIGGAVGSLGGAKAANKFGRKGCFLISGGLFTLGAILFFFCRAAGSVEMLLLGRLIVGLASGLTTAILPMYLTEIAPLALRGTFGVLCSMGVTGGVVVGQVFSLRHIFGTEELWHYALSFYIILVAVCYLPAYYYPESPKFLYIVRNDHELARYELRRLCKGPNAALVIKHEIDEMDAEMNTKVQTSCFFSVLKDPTLLLPLIIVCSFHGGQQLSGINAIFYYSVSIFEKAGLSTADAEWANLGAGCLNLFVAFLGPMLMSKLNRRPVMIFSSGICSLFLFAIAFVLYYIDTTSWFPILCIVCIMGYIFFYQIGLGPIPYFIGSELFEVAPRSVAMSMGSLSSWTCNFTVGMAFPSLQNAWGAFVFLPFSATCLLLFLLTKVYLPETRGRDPSEVAPMVAKGFRSKVK
- the sut1 gene encoding solute carrier family 2, facilitated glucose transporter member 3 isoform X2, with translation MVSNVYKADKPQWSALLALVGFATTFGAAVPVGYCIGVINAPASLIKVWCNETLHHRYGSNLSASGLDLLWSSVVSIFLIGGAVGSLGGAKAANKFGRKGCFLISGGLFTLGAILFFFCRAAGSVEMLLLGRLIVGLASGLTTAILPMYLTEIAPLALRGTFGVLCSMGVTGGVVVGQVFSLRHIFGTEELWHYALSFYIILVAVCYLPAYYYPESPKFLYIVRNDHELARYELRRLCKGPNAALVIKHEIDEMDAEMNTKVQTSCFFSVLKDPTLLLPLIIVCSFHGGQQLSGINAIFYYSVSIFEKAGLSTADAEWANLGAGCLNLFVAFLGPMLMSKLNRRPVMIFSSGICSLFLFAIAFVLYYIDTTSWFPILCIVCIMGYIFFYQIGLGPIPYFIGSELFEVAPRSVAMSMGSLSSWTCNFTVGMAFPSLQNAWGAFVFLPFSATCLLLFLLTKVYLPETRGRDPSEVAPMVAKGFRSKVK